A window of the Dyadobacter pollutisoli genome harbors these coding sequences:
- a CDS encoding TVP38/TMEM64 family protein — protein sequence MKNLLVKQVVILLAERRTRFKDTLALETTTPKKFSLPVIVSILMTVVPLVTTSILTAWAISHENILRNLALEWWLGVTFILTLASSAALTPPTFLALVYGYFLGWSALPMLFGLNLGAIAIIYVSAHFLHASSVREYLIQVYPQVGTLLRRFYKNELRLIFFAKLSPVLPFAITNLFFAMAGARFKQVLAGGTMGMIPRTALAVWAGKEAQDIRYLLEHPNEGLATKIILIVLIIVSTVGIGYFFRDKSMVE from the coding sequence GTGAAAAACCTTTTAGTCAAACAAGTGGTTATCCTGTTAGCGGAACGGAGAACACGTTTTAAAGATACATTAGCCTTGGAAACCACTACACCTAAAAAATTTTCATTACCGGTCATTGTCAGTATTTTAATGACCGTCGTTCCGCTTGTTACCACCTCTATTCTCACTGCCTGGGCCATTAGTCACGAGAATATACTCCGTAATCTAGCACTTGAATGGTGGCTTGGCGTCACTTTTATTCTGACGCTTGCATCCTCGGCAGCACTTACACCGCCCACTTTCCTTGCGCTGGTTTATGGATATTTTCTAGGATGGAGCGCTCTGCCCATGTTATTTGGGCTTAACCTCGGCGCTATTGCGATCATATATGTATCGGCGCATTTTTTGCACGCATCTTCCGTACGCGAGTATCTGATCCAGGTGTACCCGCAGGTAGGCACATTGCTGCGCCGGTTTTATAAAAATGAATTAAGGCTCATTTTCTTTGCCAAACTTTCGCCTGTATTGCCTTTTGCGATCACCAACCTGTTCTTCGCCATGGCCGGTGCACGTTTCAAACAGGTACTGGCGGGTGGCACAATGGGCATGATACCACGTACCGCGCTGGCGGTGTGGGCAGGGAAGGAAGCGCAGGACATTCGCTACCTGCTGGAACATCCCAATGAGGGATTAGCCACTAAAATTATTTTAATAGTGCTAATCATTGTTTCCACTGTTGGAATCGGTTATTTCTTCCGTGATAAGAGTATGGTAGAATAA
- a CDS encoding DoxX family protein: MNMMDRIEHWGDTHHPAWMDFVRIALGVFLFAKGISFISDTTRLSHLVTGLDFHLYTVTAVHYVAFAHIFGGFLIAMGCLTRIASIIQIPILLTAVFFVNIRMGFSYLNSELWLSMITLMLVLTFSIIGSGRYSMDEWMKNHDK; the protein is encoded by the coding sequence ATGAACATGATGGATCGAATCGAGCATTGGGGCGATACGCATCATCCAGCCTGGATGGATTTCGTTCGTATTGCCTTGGGAGTATTTCTTTTTGCAAAAGGTATCAGCTTTATCAGTGATACCACACGATTATCGCACCTGGTAACTGGTTTGGATTTTCACCTTTACACCGTTACTGCCGTTCATTATGTGGCGTTTGCTCACATATTCGGAGGATTTTTGATTGCAATGGGCTGCCTTACCCGCATTGCTTCGATCATACAGATCCCTATTCTGCTCACAGCTGTTTTCTTTGTAAACATCAGAATGGGTTTCTCCTATCTTAACTCTGAGCTCTGGCTTTCCATGATCACGCTGATGCTGGTTCTTACTTTCTCCATCATAGGCTCGGGACGCTATTCCATGGACGAATGGATGAAGAACCACGACAAATGA
- the crcB gene encoding fluoride efflux transporter CrcB, which produces MKHIVLIFIGGGLGSLARYGVGKAFSTWSSIFPFGTLTANILACLILGIFTGWSTFRSPDAVLTYRLFIVVGFCGGFSTFSTFSNDTVQLMASNRWTEAIINIFGSLILCLGATVLGMWLGKQFIPA; this is translated from the coding sequence GTGAAACACATTGTTCTTATTTTCATTGGCGGCGGATTAGGTAGTTTGGCACGTTACGGGGTGGGAAAAGCATTTTCTACATGGTCGTCAATATTTCCTTTCGGAACATTGACGGCCAATATACTAGCCTGTCTCATTCTGGGAATATTTACGGGCTGGTCCACATTCAGGTCGCCGGATGCAGTGCTTACTTACCGATTATTTATAGTTGTGGGCTTTTGCGGGGGATTCAGCACGTTTTCTACATTCAGCAACGATACCGTGCAGCTCATGGCCAGCAACCGCTGGACGGAAGCAATTATCAATATTTTTGGCAGCTTAATTCTCTGCCTGGGCGCAACTGTGCTGGGAATGTGGCTTGGAAAACAGTTTATCCCGGCGTAA
- a CDS encoding sodium:solute symporter, which translates to MKSLPLVDLVIVIAYLVGMVAVGIYFSRKNTSADQFTKASGKIPGWAIGISIYATFLSSNTFLGVPGKAFGSNWNSLVFSLSMPLAAWVATKYFIPFYRNTGAVSAYTHLEHRFGSWARTYAVACFLLTQLARMGSIFFGIALSLQALTGYPMSTIMVVVGICIVLYTVMGGMEAVIWTEVVQGVIKTIGALVILYLVVTGMNGGMSRIIDIGQAENKFSLGSFAPDFTQSSFWVVLLYGFFMNLNNFGMDQNYVQRYHTTSSIKEAASSVWLCVYLYLPVSLIFFLLGSCLYAYYQTNPELLQIVKMQVANERLPGATADAVSQLAATLTPADYGDKVMPHFMVTKVPVGLLGLIIAAIMSAAMSTISSGMNASATVFSVDIYQKYIKSDLAPKESLRLLYIATTVFGLLGMVTGIAMIGVKSVLDVWWMLSGIFAGGMLGLFLLGIISRNTKNAEALTATLIGIVVIIWMTFSSSLPEEYAFLRNPLHQNMIMVVGTLTIFLTGLLLTRLKRQVPGQREVVMDNND; encoded by the coding sequence ATGAAATCCTTACCACTCGTAGATCTTGTCATTGTGATTGCCTATCTGGTGGGGATGGTCGCGGTAGGGATTTATTTTTCCCGAAAAAACACCAGTGCTGACCAGTTCACAAAAGCTTCGGGAAAGATTCCAGGATGGGCAATTGGTATCTCGATTTATGCTACATTTTTGAGCAGTAATACATTTCTGGGCGTACCGGGCAAAGCATTCGGGAGCAACTGGAATTCATTAGTATTCAGCTTGTCCATGCCATTGGCCGCCTGGGTAGCAACCAAGTATTTCATTCCCTTTTATAGGAATACAGGCGCAGTTTCAGCCTACACTCACCTTGAACATAGATTCGGCTCCTGGGCACGTACCTATGCGGTAGCTTGCTTTTTGCTGACGCAGTTGGCCCGTATGGGTTCTATTTTCTTTGGAATTGCATTGAGCTTACAGGCATTGACGGGCTATCCGATGTCGACTATCATGGTCGTTGTAGGAATTTGCATTGTGCTTTATACGGTAATGGGCGGTATGGAAGCCGTCATCTGGACGGAAGTGGTTCAGGGAGTGATCAAAACCATTGGCGCTTTGGTAATCCTTTATCTGGTAGTAACCGGAATGAACGGCGGCATGTCACGGATCATAGATATTGGACAGGCGGAGAACAAATTCAGCCTCGGTAGCTTTGCACCTGATTTTACGCAGTCCTCCTTTTGGGTCGTGCTATTGTACGGATTTTTCATGAACCTGAACAATTTTGGGATGGATCAGAATTACGTACAGCGCTATCATACAACCTCGTCCATCAAAGAAGCCGCAAGTTCAGTATGGCTTTGCGTGTATTTGTACTTGCCTGTATCATTGATTTTCTTTTTGCTGGGGTCCTGTTTGTACGCCTACTATCAGACCAATCCTGAATTGCTTCAGATTGTGAAAATGCAGGTGGCTAATGAAAGGTTACCAGGCGCTACCGCAGATGCTGTATCGCAACTCGCGGCTACGCTTACTCCGGCAGATTATGGGGACAAAGTAATGCCACACTTTATGGTGACTAAAGTTCCTGTCGGCTTGCTGGGCCTCATTATAGCAGCCATTATGTCTGCCGCTATGAGTACGATCAGCTCGGGGATGAATGCGTCGGCAACAGTCTTTTCAGTAGATATTTATCAAAAATACATTAAGTCAGACCTTGCCCCAAAGGAATCGTTGCGCTTGCTATACATTGCTACTACCGTTTTTGGGTTGCTGGGAATGGTCACGGGGATTGCAATGATTGGCGTTAAAAGTGTACTGGATGTGTGGTGGATGTTGTCGGGTATTTTCGCCGGCGGAATGTTAGGTCTGTTCCTGCTGGGAATTATATCCAGAAATACTAAAAATGCGGAAGCGCTGACAGCTACTTTAATCGGTATTGTGGTCATTATCTGGATGACGTTCTCGTCCAGCCTTCCTGAAGAATACGCCTTTTTACGCAACCCGTTGCATCAGAACATGATCATGGTAGTTGGTACCCTGACCATCTTCCTGACGGGTTTGCTACTGACAAGACTCAAACGACAGGTTCCCGGACAAAGGGAAGTTGTGATGGATAACAACGACTAA
- a CDS encoding RNA polymerase sigma factor: MTFPNQQILHQVTQGDEAAFTQLRSYFHIPAFKFCSVILKDEKEAELIIQDVFAKIWEERFQLKTDDNFQSYLFMNLKNQIFGQMKKYTDPTARMQYLEKIHSFKEN, encoded by the coding sequence ATGACTTTTCCTAATCAACAAATTTTGCATCAGGTAACGCAGGGAGATGAAGCAGCATTCACACAGCTGCGTTCCTATTTTCATATTCCCGCTTTTAAGTTTTGTTCTGTGATTTTAAAGGACGAAAAAGAAGCGGAGCTGATTATCCAGGATGTTTTTGCAAAAATATGGGAAGAAAGGTTTCAGCTAAAAACGGATGACAATTTTCAATCTTACCTGTTCATGAATTTGAAAAACCAGATTTTTGGACAAATGAAAAAGTACACAGACCCGACTGCCAGGATGCAATACCTTGAAAAGATTCATTCGTTTAAAGAGAATTGA
- a CDS encoding DUF3127 domain-containing protein: protein MELTGTVISLLPEVNGQGKNGTWRKQEFILEIPSQYPKKVCISLWGDKIDQANLQINDSVTASIDIESREYNSRWYTEVKAWKVDKAGSGGSSSASGSNPLPPVTTFTEDESDDLPF, encoded by the coding sequence ATGGAATTAACAGGAACAGTTATCTCTTTGCTACCTGAGGTGAACGGCCAGGGTAAAAACGGAACATGGCGCAAGCAGGAATTTATTCTTGAAATACCTTCCCAGTATCCTAAGAAGGTCTGTATTTCACTTTGGGGCGACAAAATTGATCAGGCTAACCTGCAAATAAATGACTCGGTAACTGCATCAATTGATATTGAAAGCCGTGAGTACAATTCCCGCTGGTACACAGAGGTGAAAGCATGGAAAGTGGATAAAGCAGGAAGCGGCGGTTCTTCTTCAGCTTCTGGCAGCAACCCATTGCCTCCCGTTACTACATTTACCGAGGACGAATCTGACGATCTTCCCTTCTGA
- a CDS encoding dihydrodipicolinate synthase family protein produces MTFVKPNPVLLPKGFIPVMLTPFLDSGEIDYDGLRALTEMYLEAGSAGLFANCLSSEMYELTEDERLEITKTVVDQVAGRVPVVATGTFGGPISEQAAFVKRIYGTGIQAVIVISGLLAEEDESDAVFIERAKELIALTDDIPLGFYECPVPYKRLINSEVLAELVKTKRVVYHKDTCLDIEEVIRRIQVAEGFNFGLYDAYMVNAVASLRAGAAGLSCIQGNIYPELIVWICDNYDNAEKQGDIAKLQKFFEESMDLVHTAYPTIAKYSLQRRGFPISTYTRRDVGVLTDDLKERMDGLLEEIDQIQSDLGIMSVFKKNLVK; encoded by the coding sequence ATGACTTTCGTAAAGCCAAACCCCGTTCTGCTGCCCAAAGGATTTATTCCGGTAATGCTCACACCTTTTCTGGACTCCGGGGAGATCGATTATGATGGATTGAGAGCATTAACTGAAATGTATCTCGAAGCTGGTTCGGCTGGGCTTTTTGCCAATTGTTTGTCCAGCGAAATGTATGAACTGACTGAGGATGAAAGATTAGAGATCACCAAGACGGTGGTGGACCAGGTTGCAGGCCGGGTTCCGGTAGTGGCAACGGGCACATTCGGGGGGCCTATTTCTGAGCAGGCGGCATTTGTGAAACGTATATATGGTACCGGAATACAGGCGGTCATCGTCATCAGCGGCTTACTGGCCGAAGAAGATGAATCGGATGCTGTTTTTATAGAGAGAGCGAAGGAGCTTATCGCATTGACGGATGATATTCCATTGGGATTCTATGAATGTCCGGTTCCTTATAAACGATTGATAAACAGTGAAGTACTGGCTGAATTGGTCAAAACGAAGCGGGTCGTTTACCATAAAGATACTTGTCTCGATATCGAGGAAGTGATCAGGCGCATACAAGTGGCGGAAGGCTTTAATTTCGGACTTTACGATGCCTATATGGTCAATGCAGTGGCTTCTTTGCGTGCCGGCGCAGCCGGTTTATCGTGTATTCAAGGGAATATTTATCCTGAATTGATCGTGTGGATCTGCGACAATTATGACAATGCCGAAAAGCAGGGGGATATCGCGAAACTGCAAAAATTCTTTGAGGAGTCAATGGATCTGGTGCATACCGCTTATCCGACAATTGCGAAGTACAGTCTGCAGCGGAGAGGCTTCCCAATCTCTACCTACACGCGGAGGGACGTGGGTGTGCTTACTGACGATTTAAAAGAGCGAATGGACGGCCTATTGGAAGAGATAGATCAGATCCAGAGCGATTTGGGAATAATGAGTGTGTTTAAAAAGAATCTGGTGAAATAA
- a CDS encoding AraC family transcriptional regulator has protein sequence MKPHFHKVPIPSRTSFSIRHDKDSGFGTVWHFHPELELHYLIKGKGVRFIGDNISNFSDGELILLGENLPHTWRVEEGNSNTGSEAIIIHFLPNCLGSELLLLPEAYQIPKLFEKAKRGLLVSGEARERIVPLMHSAVQAQNLDRLIALLSILKILAETSEYETIASAHAFYKSNDTETLRLNKIYAYTLSNYRSDITLQDVASIANLGITSFCRYFKLMTKKTYNDFLVEIRISQACRLLIEDKMATEVICFECGFNNVSNFYRHFKKVTDMTPLEYKRRYLYKTAPEMI, from the coding sequence ATGAAACCGCACTTTCACAAAGTCCCGATACCGTCGAGGACCTCTTTTAGCATTCGACATGACAAAGACTCGGGCTTTGGCACCGTCTGGCACTTTCACCCAGAGCTGGAACTTCACTATCTTATCAAAGGCAAGGGTGTACGGTTCATCGGCGATAATATCAGCAATTTTTCGGACGGAGAATTGATCCTGCTCGGAGAAAACCTTCCGCATACCTGGCGCGTTGAAGAGGGTAACAGCAATACTGGTTCCGAAGCAATCATTATTCATTTTCTGCCAAATTGCCTGGGTAGTGAGCTTTTGCTATTACCCGAGGCTTATCAGATCCCCAAGCTGTTCGAAAAAGCGAAACGAGGGCTGCTGGTAAGTGGTGAGGCCAGGGAGAGAATTGTTCCCCTCATGCATTCGGCCGTGCAGGCGCAGAACCTCGACAGGCTCATTGCGCTTTTATCAATACTTAAAATACTGGCAGAAACGAGTGAATACGAGACTATTGCCTCTGCGCACGCTTTCTATAAATCCAATGATACGGAAACGTTGCGGTTGAATAAAATATACGCCTATACATTGTCGAACTATCGGAGCGATATCACTTTACAGGATGTGGCGTCCATTGCCAACTTGGGGATTACGTCTTTTTGCAGGTATTTTAAGTTAATGACCAAAAAGACCTACAATGATTTCCTTGTGGAAATCAGGATCAGCCAGGCGTGCCGGTTATTGATTGAAGATAAGATGGCGACGGAAGTAATTTGTTTCGAGTGCGGTTTCAATAATGTGTCTAATTTCTACCGGCATTTCAAAAAAGTGACCGATATGACCCCTCTGGAATATAAAAGGAGGTATTTATATAAAACCGCACCCGAGATGATTTAA
- a CDS encoding cystathionine gamma-synthase, producing the protein MKFGTKAIHAGVEPDPTTGAIMTPIYQTSTYVQESPGKHKGYEYSRTHNPTRTALQNALAALENGQYGICYASGLAATDAVLKLYRPGDEIVATNDIYGGTYRIMKRVFEPFGLIFKFVDLSDADSLAAAISDKTRMVWIETPTNPLLKILDIEKITRLCKEKGIHSVVDNTFASPYLQNPLDTGADIVMHSVTKYLGGHSDTVMGALVTNNDELAARLAFIQNASGAVPGPQDCFLVLRGIKTLHIRMQRHCENAMKVAQWLENHPKVSKVYYPGLESHPGHALAARQMRDFGGMLSFELKGDIYEEAVRTMERLEVFSLGESLGGVESLCTHPASMTHASIPKEERMKVGLKDTLIRLSVGIEDVEDLIADLEQAIGGD; encoded by the coding sequence ATGAAATTCGGAACCAAAGCAATACATGCAGGCGTGGAGCCTGACCCAACAACCGGTGCCATTATGACACCGATTTACCAAACTTCCACCTACGTTCAGGAAAGCCCTGGCAAACATAAGGGATATGAATATTCCCGCACCCACAATCCTACCCGGACAGCTTTGCAAAACGCTTTGGCTGCTTTGGAAAATGGTCAATACGGAATTTGTTATGCTTCCGGCCTCGCTGCTACCGATGCAGTTCTTAAACTGTACCGTCCCGGCGACGAAATTGTGGCAACCAATGATATTTACGGAGGTACATACCGGATCATGAAACGTGTTTTTGAACCATTCGGGTTGATTTTCAAATTCGTTGACCTCAGCGATGCTGATAGCCTGGCAGCGGCGATCTCTGACAAAACCAGAATGGTATGGATCGAAACACCCACCAATCCGCTTCTGAAAATTCTGGACATTGAAAAAATCACCCGGCTTTGCAAAGAAAAAGGCATTCATAGCGTCGTGGATAACACTTTTGCTTCGCCATATCTTCAAAACCCACTGGATACCGGAGCGGACATTGTCATGCATTCTGTTACCAAATACCTGGGCGGACATTCGGATACGGTAATGGGCGCATTGGTTACCAATAATGACGAACTGGCTGCCCGGCTCGCCTTTATCCAGAATGCCAGTGGCGCAGTGCCAGGCCCGCAGGATTGCTTTTTGGTATTGAGAGGCATTAAAACCCTGCACATTCGAATGCAGCGACATTGTGAAAACGCGATGAAAGTAGCGCAATGGCTTGAAAATCATCCCAAAGTAAGTAAGGTATACTATCCCGGACTGGAATCTCACCCCGGCCATGCATTGGCAGCACGTCAAATGAGAGATTTCGGAGGAATGCTTTCTTTTGAATTGAAAGGGGACATTTATGAAGAGGCGGTGAGGACCATGGAGCGGCTGGAAGTATTTTCTCTCGGGGAGTCGCTCGGGGGCGTAGAGTCCCTGTGTACCCACCCCGCCAGCATGACGCACGCGAGCATACCGAAGGAAGAACGCATGAAAGTTGGCTTGAAAGATACATTGATCCGCCTCAGTGTTGGTATTGAAGATGTAGAAGACCTGATTGCCGATCTGGAACAGGCTATCGGCGGTGATTAG